The Gemmatimonadaceae bacterium genome includes a window with the following:
- a CDS encoding TlpA disulfide reductase family protein, with protein sequence MTVRQQWGVILAVIVALGAGSYAFQRAFGGGVQQVGVGAKAPPFSAQTIDGTHQTKRLADYAGHVVILNVWATWCGPCKAEMPTLERLQEMYGSRGLKIVAVSIDETASDDSIRTYARNMGLTFEILHDPQYRIEQSYQVVGYPESYVIDGNGVIRKVWLGAADWTSQGNIALVRQLLGLGGSASSTGATASPGAGAVATR encoded by the coding sequence ATGACCGTGCGACAGCAGTGGGGGGTGATTCTCGCCGTGATCGTAGCGCTGGGGGCTGGCTCGTACGCATTCCAGCGCGCGTTCGGTGGAGGCGTGCAGCAGGTGGGCGTCGGTGCCAAGGCGCCGCCGTTCAGCGCCCAGACCATCGACGGCACCCATCAGACCAAGCGGTTGGCCGACTATGCGGGCCACGTCGTCATCCTCAACGTCTGGGCCACCTGGTGCGGACCGTGTAAGGCGGAGATGCCGACGCTCGAACGGCTGCAGGAGATGTACGGCTCGCGCGGGCTCAAGATCGTCGCCGTGAGCATCGACGAGACCGCCTCGGACGACTCCATCCGGACGTATGCCCGTAACATGGGACTCACGTTTGAAATCCTGCACGACCCCCAGTATCGCATCGAGCAGAGCTACCAGGTGGTCGGGTATCCGGAATCGTACGTGATCGATGGCAACGGAGTGATCCGCAAGGTGTGGCTCGGCGCCGCGGATTGGACGTCGCAAGGCAACATCGCGTTGGTCCGACAGCTGCTGGGACTCGGCGGCTCGGCGTCCAGCACCGGCGCGACCGCCAGCCCCGGTGCCGGCGCGGTGGCGACGCGTTGA